In Candidatus Equadaptatus faecalis, the following are encoded in one genomic region:
- a CDS encoding phosphoglucosamine mutase, translating into MTVRRYFGTDGVRDIANLGNMTPEFAYRLGRAYVLFVLGKGFEKPEIAVGRDTRRSGNMIEDSLCAGMMSAGAGVCRLGVIPTPGVSFVLSHNNFAGGAVISASHNPAEYNGIKFLDENGFKLTDEDEIAIEDKLLGRGGHPTGEGVGVSRCGKQYVEEYTEALKKVIGSISDKTLPLTIDAANGAASAFVEPIFKDWRAPVCFGANKPDGLNINSGVGVTHMDYLCAETVKNGSAAGIAYDGDTDRVQLCDSKGRTIDGDIILWVVGRWLHKKGTLGSGVTATVMSNMELEDLLAKESIKVFRCGVGDRYVLDTMRREGSRLGGEQSGHIIALDYANTGDGLYSGALFLTAVAELGEDISTLYDRFEKYPQILRNVRIKNRGAVMSSPEVEEASAKAKEMLGSKGRMLLRPSGTEPLIRIFVESRDTELMHDVADLLEKAILKSMEN; encoded by the coding sequence ATGACAGTCAGACGTTATTTTGGAACAGACGGAGTCAGAGACATAGCCAACCTCGGAAATATGACGCCGGAATTTGCATACAGGCTTGGCCGCGCTTACGTGCTGTTTGTTCTCGGGAAAGGTTTTGAAAAGCCCGAAATTGCGGTGGGAAGAGACACGCGCCGTTCAGGAAACATGATTGAAGATTCTTTGTGTGCAGGAATGATGTCGGCAGGCGCCGGCGTTTGCAGACTCGGTGTAATCCCTACGCCGGGCGTGAGCTTTGTCCTGTCGCACAATAATTTTGCAGGGGGTGCCGTTATCAGCGCCTCTCATAATCCTGCGGAATACAACGGAATAAAATTTCTTGACGAAAACGGCTTTAAGCTTACTGATGAAGACGAAATTGCCATTGAAGACAAACTGCTCGGCCGCGGCGGACATCCGACAGGAGAGGGCGTCGGCGTATCCCGCTGCGGAAAACAATACGTGGAAGAATACACGGAAGCTCTTAAAAAAGTTATCGGAAGCATATCGGACAAAACTCTGCCTCTGACAATAGACGCGGCGAACGGCGCCGCCTCGGCATTTGTGGAACCGATATTCAAAGACTGGCGGGCTCCTGTCTGCTTCGGCGCGAACAAACCTGACGGGCTGAACATCAACAGCGGGGTTGGAGTTACCCACATGGATTATCTCTGCGCAGAAACGGTTAAAAACGGTTCCGCCGCAGGCATAGCCTACGACGGTGATACGGACAGGGTACAGCTCTGCGACTCAAAAGGAAGAACCATTGACGGTGATATTATTCTTTGGGTCGTAGGCCGCTGGCTGCATAAAAAAGGCACTCTGGGAAGCGGGGTAACAGCAACCGTTATGAGCAACATGGAGCTTGAAGACCTGCTTGCGAAGGAAAGCATTAAGGTTTTCCGCTGCGGTGTCGGAGACCGTTACGTGCTTGACACCATGCGCAGGGAAGGAAGCCGTCTCGGTGGGGAACAGTCGGGGCACATCATAGCGCTTGACTACGCAAACACTGGTGACGGACTCTATTCGGGAGCGTTGTTCCTTACAGCTGTCGCCGAGCTTGGCGAAGACATCTCCACCCTTTACGACCGTTTTGAAAAATATCCCCAGATACTGCGCAACGTGCGCATAAAAAACAGGGGAGCCGTTATGAGCAGTCCGGAGGTGGAAGAAGCATCGGCAAAAGCAAAAGAAATGCTTGGCAGCAAAGGCAGAATGCTGCTCAGACCGTCAGGTACGGAACCGCTTATCAGAATATTCGTTGAATCACGTGATACTGAACTGATGCACGACGTTGCCGACCTGCTTGAAAAAGCAATACTGAAAAGCATGGAGAATTAG
- a CDS encoding UTP--glucose-1-phosphate uridylyltransferase, whose translation MDKLEVAIFPVGGVGTRFLPATKNMPKEMMPLLNRPLIQWGVEEAVNSGCTNVIIVTGEGKEAIKAHFSRSFELEAFLTAHGKEKYREIVSSIPALARFSFAKQPQPLGLGHAVLCAERLCKERPFALFLPDDVMLADKPVTAQLEAVRQKYGGSAIALQKVSDEDTQRYGVVDAEEIEPGVYKIKSLVEKPKAGTAPSNLAVMGRYVLSPAIFRYLRSLQPGAGGEYQLTDAINAMLAEEPAYGVIYEGKRLDCGITEGWLKANLQLALHDPEMRKAALEVLKEENII comes from the coding sequence ATGGACAAACTTGAAGTTGCAATATTTCCGGTAGGAGGCGTTGGAACGCGTTTCCTGCCGGCGACAAAAAATATGCCGAAGGAAATGATGCCGCTTCTCAACCGCCCGCTGATACAGTGGGGTGTTGAAGAAGCCGTAAATTCCGGCTGCACGAACGTTATAATAGTTACCGGCGAAGGCAAGGAAGCGATAAAAGCGCACTTCAGCCGCTCCTTTGAACTTGAAGCGTTTCTGACGGCGCACGGCAAAGAAAAATACAGGGAAATTGTTTCATCAATACCTGCTCTTGCGCGTTTCAGCTTCGCCAAACAGCCGCAGCCCCTTGGGCTCGGACACGCGGTACTCTGCGCAGAAAGGCTCTGCAAAGAACGCCCGTTTGCTCTTTTTCTTCCCGACGACGTAATGCTTGCGGACAAACCTGTTACTGCTCAGCTTGAAGCGGTAAGACAAAAATACGGCGGTTCTGCCATAGCCCTGCAGAAAGTTTCGGACGAAGACACGCAGCGCTACGGAGTGGTTGACGCTGAAGAAATCGAACCCGGAGTGTACAAAATAAAATCGCTTGTTGAAAAGCCGAAGGCCGGTACGGCACCGTCCAACCTTGCGGTTATGGGACGCTACGTGCTTTCTCCCGCGATATTCAGATATCTTCGCAGCCTGCAGCCAGGGGCGGGCGGCGAATACCAGCTCACGGACGCAATAAACGCAATGCTTGCCGAAGAACCGGCGTACGGTGTAATCTACGAAGGCAAAAGACTTGACTGCGGCATAACTGAGGGCTGGCTGAAAGCCAATCTGCAGCTTGCGCTTCATGACCCTGAAATGCGAAAAGCCGCGCTTGAAGTGCTTAAAGAAGAAA